One Aegilops tauschii subsp. strangulata cultivar AL8/78 chromosome 2, Aet v6.0, whole genome shotgun sequence genomic window, CAGTCAATTCTTCCAGATAAACACACGTACATGTCACATTAATTAGCTCCTCCTCAACTTCATAATGCTTATCAACAATCTCCAGATTTGGCATAACAGAAACATCACTAGCGACTTGACCAACAATTGGATTAATATTGCTAATGATTGATGTGGTCGTATCAAGTCATCCAATGCATcaaagagattgacctccaacaTTCAGGCGAGTTGTGGTTGTATGTGACCTGCTAATCCCACCCAACAAATTCGCCCTAATCCATCTGAGAATTTTGTACAATTGAAtcatggtactccctccgttcttagatattttaatatggactacatacagagcaaaataagtgaatctacactctaaaatatatctatatacatccgtatgtagtccatattgaaatatctaaatggcttatatttagaaacggagggagtattaaaaaATGGAATCATGTCGCATATATAACACGGGTCATGCCTTTCTCACCATCCGCTGCCCTCGCCGCCTCCTACGCTCGCAGGCCGTCGTGCCCTGTCATGAGTCCTGCTTGCCCCTCTTACTCGGCCGCCACCTGATGCCACAGACGCCCCTATACGCAGGCCCCCCGCCTCTTCCTTGTGGCTTTTGGTGCACGCGAACAAGCGAAAAGGCAGCGGTGGAAGCGCCTTGAAGCTCTGTTTTCACGCCAGGAAGTTTTCCATTAGATATGACTGCATGTTTATTTTCCTGTGAAGCCTGAAGGGTAGAAACCCGATCCTGTGGAATCTTATTTCATGTTCCTGTGTTCCAAAGGTCCCAAGGGAAATTTTCATATGAAATTCATATCCTGTAAAATTCCTGCAAAAAAACAGTTTTCCAAACGGGCCCTTTTAGCTTATTAGAACCATACCATTGCCTTTACTACTACGAACTAATAACCCTAGTTGATCATGCAAGACATCCTTTATTTCATGAAAGGTTTCTGCACCAATTTTTCTTTTAGATATCTTTATTGTGGTATGATTTTTTTAGGACCCtgataagtgccacacgtgtggcacgaaCGCATGGCAACTCCGAACGTTTTTTATGGCAAGTTTAGTGACGCGAGGATGGCAACTTGTCAAAGCCTGACAACTTTTGTACTTCAAAGGATGGAAACTTTATTTTTCGGatttgtttttttctttctggACGACAACTTTAGTTGTAAAAAACGTCAGGGCCGGAGTGCTTCATGCCACATGTGTGGCACTTATCATTTGTTTTTTTTACCCTGTTAAGATAGCATGTTAGCTCTAGGTTTTCTACCCACTCATTTGTTAAGCagattctttttttgttattaTTTTCAGCTGGTGGATCTACAGGCCAACCTGAAAGTGCCCCTGATTCTAGAACTGTCTTTGTTAGCAATGTAAGTATTTTAATTTTGTTTTTCTTTTACCGTTCCGGTTATGAAGAGAAGAGTTTGTGTCACCAGTGATTGTTTTATTGGGCTTTTTTAGGTACATTTTGGCGCAACAAAAGATGGTCTTTCTTGTCATTTTAACAAGTTTGGGGCTGTGCTAAAAACTCTTATTGTATCTGATGGTGCCACTGGTCAGCCAACAGGGTGTGAATTCTTACTCCCCTCTGAACAGTCCAAAATATCATCATTTATTTAGGTAATGTTCTAAGTATTTTTTTGTCTTATCAGCTCAGCGTACATCGAATTCTTGGAAAAAGAATCAGCAGAGAAGGCACTAACGCTGAATGGAACATCTTTTATGTCACGCATTTTGAAGGTAAAACTTCCTTGACTTaacttctactccctccgttcctaaatatttgtctttttagagatttcaaatggactaccacatacggatgtatatagacatattttagagtgtagattcactcattttgctccgtatgtagtcacttgttgaaatctctagaaagacaaatatttaggaacagagggagtatgtttTGATAGGTTTTGTTGAAACTTTTTTGGTTGACATTCATGATTGAGTTGCTCAGTGTAAGATTTGGTATTGAACATCAAAATGATAATATACTTCTGTCTTTACTGGAAGCTCCATTAGCTGGGCCATTCTTTCATCAGTATGCTCATTAGTGTTTTCTGTCTTGCATGCATGCGATCATACCCTATCAATAAATATGGAAGTAGAAAGTATATTCGAGCAATTAAGAAGATTTTGCACTTTCGAGTGTTCACGTGGAGTACTTTTCATGACTTGTCATGCGTATCTGTTAACTATATATAATGGTGTGCTGCAGGTTGTTCGAAAAAGCTCTGTTGAAGTGCCTCAGCAGCCTGGCTGGTCACGTGGTGTTCGTGCATCACCATTTGCTTCCAGGCTCATTAGAACCGCATACCCAAGGCCGGCATTCCCTGGGGCTATGCGTGGACGTTTAGCTATCAGAGGTAATGCTCGGAGTTTTCAATGGAAGCGTGGCGCTGCTGATTCCGTAGATGCCGGAAAACCAAGTCAAGCTACACCTGTAACACCTGGGAGTCAGATGGTAACTCCGGTAACACGAAGCTTCACCTACACACGCACCGAGCCAAAACAGGATGTTGGTGCGACTGCAAACGTTTGATTAGCTCAGCCACAGCATGCCTGTTGGTTCTGATGAAACTCAGAGATAGCTCAAAATTCCTGGCCATTTCATAGTTTAGCCTCCTTTGGTAAATACTATTTAGTTGCAGAGCTTAGTGAGTGGCTGGTTTTATGGAACTGAATATTTGAGCCATATTCTGTGAGTGATTTTGTGTGCTCCCCCATCGGAGAGGCATTCATGCTGTGCTGGTTATGTTGAGTTTGTGGGAGTGGAGAAATGTCAAAAAATGAGGCTGTAGAATGTTAGGCACATATGAACATTATTTATTATTGATAGATTATGCCAGCTTCCATGGAATTCCTGTTAAAACTGTGTGATTGTGTATTCTTTCTTCTCCAGGAGTTTTAATACGCCATTCTTGTATGATTTTCCACCTTTGTATGTAGTGATCTTGCATGTAACACCTGTCCATTGATCCGGGATGTCATGTAGTAGGTGTGGCTGTGTACATATTTTATCCAAAGAGAGTACATTCTCATCTGGGAACCAGGGAAAGCTCACGGGTAGCACAAGTCCAAGCATCTATGTTGTCTTACTGAAAGGTAACAAACATCTCTGCTGTCTTACTGTCTTTCAGCTGAGTATTATTCTCTCTTGTTTGGTGTAGACTTGTGGCTTATGCTGGTAGGATTTCCATGATGCTGACCATTAAGGATTATAATATCAAGACAGTTTGTTTTACTGCCTTTACTTGCTTGTTTCTGCCCAATAATTGAAGTTAACTTTCATTTGGGCCATGATTGAAGTTAACTTTGTTTGACGCTGGTGTAACCACTCACGCACTATCTGCCTAGTCTGTGACGGAGGCAGATAGATCTTAGACGAAAGCAAAATCCACTCTCCCAGTAGACTGTAGAGTGGTAGTTGCAGAGGCCGTGATGCTCCAGTCGAATCCTGACTTCCCCAGGCAACGATCCTGGAAAGCGAGATCAGACTCCCACGGTCCATTTCTATCCGCATCGCTCGATAACTCACTCGTCACATCGCGTCCAACAGGAAGGACAAGGGCGCCACTCCAAAGTCCAAAAGCGCCCGTGCCCCGTCCAAAAGTTCCACATGAAATAATGCAAAAACTGCCCCGGCCAACCTGACTCAGCCTACCAAGAAACAAATCCCTGCACAGCCCGCAGTGGAAAGCACATGTCAATCCCGCGCCTACGTGCTGCTACTCTACAGTAAAGTCCGTCCGTCTAGTCCATCAAACCCGCAGTGAAAAAAGCTCTGCCCCACAAAACAGCCAGCCATTGACCAGCAACAGCTCGCTCGGCCACTCTCCTGCCTACACTCACTCGCACTGCACCTCGCCGGCCGGCCGGCTCCCTCCATGGCAACCACCAGCGGCGCCTGCCTGCCTCTCCTGCTGCTCCTCCTGTCGCCGCTGATCATCTCCTCGTATtcagcggcagcggcggcggcggaagcaGAAGCAGAGCAGCCGGTACAGGTACACGGCCTCCTGCTCAGCTTCAAGGACTCCCTGCACGACCCCGCCGGCGCCCTCGCCACCTGGTCCAGCTCCACGCCCTACTGCAACTGGTCGCACGTCACCTGCACGGACTCCTCCTCCGCTTCTTACCCCGTCGCCGTCTCGCTCCAGCTCCAGGGCCTCGGCCTCTCCGGCGACATCAACGCCACCGCGCTCTGCCGCGTCCCGGGCCTCGCCGGCCTCAGCCTCGCGTCCAACGCCTTCAACCAGACCGTCCCGCTGCAGCTCTCGCGCtgcgcctcgctcgcctccctcAACCTCAGCTCCGGCGCCTTCTGGGGCCCGCTGCCGGAGCAGCTCGCCGCGCTCGCCTCGCTCACGTCGCTCGACCTCAGCGGCAACGACATCGAGGGGACCGTGCCGCCGGGCCTCGCGGCGCTGCGGGGGCTCCAGGTGCTCAACCTGCGCGGCAACCGCCTCTCCGGCGTGCTCCACCCGGCGCTCTTCCGCAACCTCACCAGCCTCCACTACCTGGACCTGTCCGGTAACCAGTTCTTGGAGTCCCAGCTGCCGCCGGAGCTCGGCGGGATGGCCAGCCTCAGGTGGCTCTTCCTGCAGGGGTCAGGGTTTAGCGGCGAGATACCCGAGACCTTCCTTGGGCTGGAGCAGCTGGAGGCTCTCGATCTGTCCATGAACAGCTTGACCGGAGCCGTTCCTCCGGGGTTCGGCCTCAAGTTTCAGAAGCTGCTGTCTCTGGATTTGTCGCGCAATGGCTTCTCCGGGCCGTTCCCCAACGGCGTCGACAAGTGCCTCATGCTGCAGAGGTTCGAGGTGCAGGGCAACGCCTTCACCGGGGAGCTCCCCGCCGGCCTCTGGTCGCTGCCGGACTTGCAGGTCATCCGCGCCGAGAACAACCGTTTCTCCGGCCGGCTGCCCGAGTTCCCGGGCGGCGTGTCTCGGCTGGAGCAGGTTCAGGTTGACAACAACAGCTTCTCCGGCGCGATACCTCAGAGCATCGGCCTGATCCGCACCATGTACCGCTTCTCCGCCTCGCTGAACGAGCTCAACGGCAGCTTGCCGGACAACCTGTGCGACTCCCCGGCGATGAGCATCATCAACATCTCCCACAATGCCATCTCTGGCTCCATCCCTGACTTCAACAACTGCAAGAGGCTGGTATCCTTGTCTCTGTCCGGCAACGGTCTCACCGGGACGATACCAGCCTCCCTCGGGGACTTGCCGGTGCTGACCTACATCGACCTGTCCAGTAATGGCCTCACCGGCGCcattccggcggagctccagaacctGAAGCTTGCGTTGCTCAACGTCTCGTACAACCGGCTCTCCGGCCGAGTGCCACCGGAGCTGGTCTCCGGCCTTCCCGCCGTGTTTCTTGAAGGGAACCCAGGCCTGTGCGGTCCCGGGTTGCCGAGCGATTGTGATGCGCCATTGAGAAAGCATCAGGGGCTAGCACTGGCTGCGACGGTGGCCTCCCTCGTTACAGGATTGGCGCTGTTGGCAGTAGGGGTATTTGCAGTTTGCAGAAGGATACATGGCAACAGGTCCTCCTCCCCATGGAAGCTGGTGCTTTTCCACCCAATCAAGATCACCG contains:
- the LOC109756806 gene encoding uncharacterized protein; translation: MATTSGACLPLLLLLLSPLIISSYSAAAAAAEAEAEQPVQVHGLLLSFKDSLHDPAGALATWSSSTPYCNWSHVTCTDSSSASYPVAVSLQLQGLGLSGDINATALCRVPGLAGLSLASNAFNQTVPLQLSRCASLASLNLSSGAFWGPLPEQLAALASLTSLDLSGNDIEGTVPPGLAALRGLQVLNLRGNRLSGVLHPALFRNLTSLHYLDLSGNQFLESQLPPELGGMASLRWLFLQGSGFSGEIPETFLGLEQLEALDLSMNSLTGAVPPGFGLKFQKLLSLDLSRNGFSGPFPNGVDKCLMLQRFEVQGNAFTGELPAGLWSLPDLQVIRAENNRFSGRLPEFPGGVSRLEQVQVDNNSFSGAIPQSIGLIRTMYRFSASLNELNGSLPDNLCDSPAMSIINISHNAISGSIPDFNNCKRLVSLSLSGNGLTGTIPASLGDLPVLTYIDLSSNGLTGAIPAELQNLKLALLNVSYNRLSGRVPPELVSGLPAVFLEGNPGLCGPGLPSDCDAPLRKHQGLALAATVASLVTGLALLAVGVFAVCRRIHGNRSSSPWKLVLFHPIKITGEDLFAAFHDKNVIGRGAFGKVHLIELQDGQKVAVKRLFSSGKLTFREVKNEMKALAKIRHKNVAKIAGFCYSEGEVSVIYEYFQRGSLQDMICALKFAVGWNDRLKIALGVAQGLAYLHHDYTPRMLHRDLKSSNVLLADEFEPRVAGFGIHRVVGEKAYRSSLDSDLNDKCYIAPEQNFTKNPTNLMDVYSFGVILLELVTGRPAEQPASKDCSDIVSWVRRRINLIDGASQILDPSIPRTEEQGMKAALELAVGCTSVKPDQRPDMYEVVRSLQAL